One segment of Candidatus Margulisiibacteriota bacterium DNA contains the following:
- a CDS encoding ABC transporter permease: protein MFDSRLFHFMKKETLQLLRDRRMLLIALIMPVVQLLLLGYVASMDIKHLSTAVLDEDKTYESREFLRRFSATEYFDFNYYLASRGQIAGYLDTGRAKLAIHIPHKFGQKIAHGQTADVQVNMDGSNASIAMITQSYVLQIGARASGDIFNERLRRQGLAPYSKSLFEIRMRTWYNPDIESRYFYVPGIFAQLLLLISMMLTTSSIVKEKTRGTMEMLSVTPLRPLELIMGKLIPFAAVAMFDMAVIFLIATLWFGVPMRGSVLLLFAFGGVYLLAGLGTGVAVSTFARNERQAGMANLLVTAPQLLLSGFVFPIENMPAFIQFITYFIPLRYMLSIVRELFLKGVGLHYLWSDVWPMFLIGVVILSLSVAKFRQKME, encoded by the coding sequence ATGTTTGACAGCAGATTGTTCCATTTTATGAAGAAAGAGACACTGCAGCTTCTGCGGGACAGGAGAATGCTGCTGATAGCCCTTATCATGCCGGTAGTGCAGCTGCTGCTTTTGGGTTATGTGGCTTCCATGGACATAAAGCATCTTTCAACCGCCGTGCTTGACGAGGATAAGACTTATGAAAGCAGAGAATTCTTGCGCAGGTTCAGCGCCACCGAGTATTTTGATTTTAATTACTATCTTGCCAGCCGCGGGCAGATAGCCGGCTATCTAGACACCGGAAGGGCCAAACTGGCCATCCACATTCCTCACAAATTCGGACAAAAGATAGCCCACGGACAAACAGCGGACGTGCAGGTCAACATGGACGGCAGCAACGCCTCGATCGCCATGATAACCCAGTCCTATGTGCTTCAGATAGGCGCCCGGGCCTCGGGAGATATCTTTAATGAGAGGCTGCGCAGGCAGGGACTTGCGCCATATTCAAAAAGCCTGTTCGAGATACGCATGAGGACCTGGTACAACCCGGATATAGAAAGCCGGTACTTTTATGTTCCCGGCATCTTTGCCCAGCTGCTGCTGCTTATAAGCATGATGCTCACCACCTCTTCGATAGTAAAGGAAAAGACCAGAGGCACTATGGAGATGCTCTCGGTAACCCCGCTGAGGCCGCTGGAACTGATAATGGGAAAACTTATCCCTTTTGCCGCGGTGGCAATGTTCGACATGGCGGTCATTTTTTTGATAGCCACGCTGTGGTTCGGGGTCCCGATGAGGGGCAGCGTGCTTCTGCTGTTCGCTTTTGGAGGCGTTTATCTTTTGGCAGGGCTCGGGACCGGCGTGGCCGTGTCCACCTTTGCACGCAACGAAAGGCAGGCCGGAATGGCAAATCTTTTGGTCACCGCGCCTCAGCTGCTGCTATCCGGCTTTGTGTTCCCCATAGAGAACATGCCGGCATTCATCCAGTTCATCACCTATTTCATACCGCTTCGGTATATGCTCTCTATCGTAAGAGAACTGTTCCTTAAAGGGGTCGGGCTGCATTACCTCTGGAGCGATGTC